The following are encoded together in the Kwoniella europaea PYCC6329 chromosome 1, complete sequence genome:
- a CDS encoding nitrite reductase [NAD(P)H], large subunit, which yields MESTSGNSSSSRAPEDRIQVMVVGLGMVGIAFIEKMLALDVAGKYFIRTCGEEPVVAYNRVGLTEYFQHRNIEDLYLNDVSWYAEQNPEHFAFHIDEQVIHIDSENKVVKTSKSNSFKYDILVLATGSVAGLPPYMTPERAKSVKGVFVYRSIADLEAIIKYGERPEVKRASVVGGGLLGLEAAKAVYDMKVPEVSILIRQDYPLNRQLDPSAGELVLKKIENMGVEVKTRCEPSSIVTRTTDEGHELIEGFDIKGEKVESDMVIFAIGIQPRDDLARESGIEVEPKGGIKVGDDLQTSAKGVYAIGECASWRGNFYGLIAPGVEMADILAFNLTQTEGTAAHVPRSMNPPDLSTRLKLMGVDVASFGDYFADIRANQIPKPKGDPVADGEVAISQPKPSKHRKLAADGPIQCLTYHDPFSATYKKYIFTQDGQHLLGGMMIGDVGDFTKLVAITKKKKKLDVPPSDFILGAKKSGEDDGGDLDDDAVVCSCHNVTKGAIGSCVKSGLTDLGQVKTKTKAGSGCGGCVPMVANIFKAEMKKSGHKVSTALCPHFKMSRQDLFQIIKIKKLKDFATINETVGTPGTIGCEICKPAVASILSSLYNEHVMKVEHHHNQDTNDRFLANIQRNGTFSVVPRIPGGEISPDKLVAIGKIASEYGLYTKITGGQRIDLFGASKPDLPDIWAKLHAAGLESGHAYGKSLRTVKSCVGTTWCRFGVGDSVGLAIDLENRYRGVRSPHKFKGGVSGCVRECAEAQSKDFGLIATDKGWNIFVGGNGGMKPRHAQLFAQDVPPSKVVRIIDRYLMYYIRTADRLVRTAPWLESLEGGIEKLRKVILEDELGICADLDAEMDNLIGTYEDEWKKAVEDPETRKRFRQFVNTDERRPAIDIIEERGQKRAADWPRDFPSQKFDSSHLLTPENEWKWVKLANIEDLQVNDKNTTSVAVRYGSDTQLAIFHVPHKGFYATQQMCPHKRAFVLDHGIVGDDKNGDLYVSCPLHKRNFKLDNGDCTNDESLKILTFQAKIDESGQFVQVKLPPEEDLDSVIGSSKWMVKKATAEAFGRNAATAIEIVEQSGELEKEANTKTNGNGCSSGGCGDSALEW from the exons ATGGAATCTACAAGTGGTAACTCTAGCTCGTCGAGAGCACCGGAGGATAGGATACAGGTGATGGTGGTTGGTTTAGGGATGGTTGGAATCG CTTTCATCGAAAAGATGCTTGCTCTAGATGTCGCTGGAAAGTATTTCATCAGGACTTGTGGTGAAGAACCTGTTGTAGCCTACAACAGAGTGGGATTGACCG AATACTTTCAACATCGAAATATCGAGGACTTGTATCTTAACGACGTATCATGGTATGCAGAGCAGAATCCAGAGCATTTCGCATTTCACATCGATGAACAG GTTATCCATATCGACTCGGAGAACAAGGTAGTCAAGACTTCGAAATCAAACTCTTTCAA ATACGATATACTGGTCCTAGCTACCGGCTCTGTGGCTGGTTTACCTCCATACATGACTCCTGAAAGAGCGAAGAGCGTCAAAGGTGTTTTCGTATATCGAAGTATCGCAGATCTCGAGGCAATCATCAAATACGGCGAACGACCAGAGGTGAAACGGGCTTCAGTCGTTGGGGGTGGG CTTTTAGGTTtggaagctgccaaagcagTGTACGACATGAAAGTACCCGAGGTCTCTATCCTCATTCGCCAGGATTACCCATTAAATCGACAGCTCGATCCCTCCGCCGGAGAGCTGGTGCTGAAAAAGATTGAAAATATGGGTGTAGAAGTGAAGACGCGTTGCGAACCATCTTCCATAGTCACTCGTACCACTGACGAGGGACATGAGCTAATCGAAGGTTTCGATATCAAAGGCGAGAAAGTCGAATCGGATATGGTCATTTTCGCTATTGGAATTCAACCGCGAGATGATCTGGCTAGAGAGAGTGGGATTGAAGTGGAGCCTAAAGGTGGTATCAAAGTGGGGGACGACCTTCAGACTAGTGCTAAAGGTGTTTACGCAATTGGAGAATGTGCGAGTTGGAGAGGTAACTTTTATGGATTGATTGCTCCTGGTGTGGAAATGGCAGATATTCTGGCGTTCAACTTG ACCCAGACGGAAGGAACTGCTGCACACGTCCCTCGATCGATGAATCCACCAGACCTATCAACCCGTCTGAAGCTCATGGGAGTAGACGTAGCTTCGTTTGGAGATTACTTTGCGGATATCCGAGCGAACCAAATACCCAAACCCAAGGGTGATCCAGTGGCAGATGGCGAAGTGGCGATATCCCAACCTAAACCAAGCAAACATCGTAAACTGGCTGCTGACGGTCCAATCCAATGTCTAACTTACCATGATCCATTCTCGGCCACATATAAGAAATATATTTTCACGCAGGATGGTCAACATCTTCTGGGtggtatgatgattggaGATGTTGGTGATTTTACCAAACTGGTGGCAATCACCAAGAAAAAG AAAAAGCTTGATGTGCCACCTTCCGATTTCATTCTGGGTGCGAAGAAGTCTGGcgaggatgatggtggcgatttggatgatgatgcggTGGTCTGTTCATGCCAT AATGTGACAAAGGGGGCTATAGGATCTTGCGTCAAGTCAGGTCTTACCGATCTCGGTCAGGTGAAAACCAAGACAAAAGCTGGCTCAGGCTGTGGAGGATGCGTACCAATGGTGGCCAACATCTTCAAAGCCGAAATGAAGAAATCAGGTCATAAAGTGTCCACAGC TCTTTGTCCGCATTTCAAGATGTCTCGACAAGATTTATTCCAaataatcaaaatcaagaaacTGAAAGATTTCGCTACGATAAATGAAACTGTTGGTACGCCCGGTACGATAGGTTGTGAGATTTGTAAACCTGCTGTGGCTTCGATATTGTCAAGTTTATATAATGAACATGTTATGAAAGTTGAGCATCACCATAATCAAGATACCAATGATAG ATTTTTGGCGAATATACAGAGAAATGGAACTTTCAGTGTAGTCCCTCGTATACCAGGTGGAGAAATCAGTCCAGATAAGTTAGTTGCTATCGGTAAGATAGCAAGTGAATATGGATTGTATACCAAGATTACAGGTG GTCAACGTATCGATCTTTTCGGAGCATCCAAGCCTGACTTACCAGATATCTGGGCTAAACTTCACGCAGCAGGATTAGAATCAGGTCATGCTTATGGAAAATCTCTGAGAACCGTAAAGTCATGCGTGGGGACAACATGGTGTAGATTCGGTGTAGGTGATTCGGTTGGATTGGCCATTGATCTAGAGAATCGGTATAGAGGTGTCAGAA GTCCACATAAATTCAAAGGTGGTGTTTCAGGTTGTGTGAGAGAATGTGCAGAAGCGCAAAGCAAAGATTTCGGACTGATCGCTACTGATAAAGGGTGGAATA TTTTCGTCGGTGGCAATGGTGGTATGAAACCTCGACATGCTCAATTATTCGCTCAGGATGTGCCACCGTCAAAAGTGGTTCGgatcatcgatcgatat TTGATGTACTACATCAGAACCGCTGATAGGTTGGTACGTACCGCACCATGGTTGGAATCGCTAGAAGGTGGGATCGAG AAACTTCGGAAAGTGATCTTGGAAGACGAATTGGGCATATGTGCAGATCTAGATGCAGAGATGGACAATCTCATAGGTACATATGAAGACGAGTGGAAGAAGGCTGTTGAAGATCCAGAAACTAGAAAGAGGTTTAGGCAATTTGTCAATACG GACGAACGTAGACCTGCTATTGATATtatcgaagaaagaggtcAAAAGCGAGCTGCAGACTGGCCAAGGGATTTCCCCTCTCAGAAATTCGATTCGTCCCATTTACTTACCCCTGAGAACGAGTGGAAATGGGTTAAGTTGGCGAATATTGAAGATTTACAAGTCAATGATAAGAATACAAC GAGCGTGGCAGTTCGTTATGGGTCTGATACCCAATTGGCGATTTTCCATGTACCTCATAAAGGATTTTATGCTACTCAACAGATGTGTCCACATAAGAGAGCTTTCGTATTGGATCACGGAATCGTgggagatgataagaatggtGATTTATACGTATCTTGTCC ATTACACAAACGTAATTTCAAATTGGATAATGGAGATTGTACAAACGACGAATCACTTAAAATCTTAACTTTCCAAGCTAAAATTGATGAAAGTGGGCAATTCGTTCAAGTCAAATTACCTCCCGAGGAAGATCTGGATAGTGTCATTGGATCATCCAAAT GGATGGTCAAGAAAGCCACAGCAGAAGCATTCGGGAGGAATGCAGCTACTGCTATTGAGATTGTTGAACAGTCaggtgaattggagaaagaagcgaATACTAAAACTAATGGGAATGGATGTTCGTCCGGTGGTTGTGGTGATTCCGCTTTGGAATGGTAG